In the genome of Vicia villosa cultivar HV-30 ecotype Madison, WI linkage group LG7, Vvil1.0, whole genome shotgun sequence, one region contains:
- the LOC131617637 gene encoding probable 1-aminocyclopropane-1-carboxylate oxidase, with protein MAFSTHEQQHQLLSNLHGGATSAPPPTPSNNTNNLLSSPDAADALSRLLHRLPPNLSLPNRRSSSSATSPPSLSFPSLTPNELLSSVSKLGYVQLTDHSVSSELANSAESESLKLFDLSRDQKESLFPQNWPLGYDGGDNDDDDGISESFRLDSSCSTDSDELKLDSVNEFARALEKVGLNIIDMLTKGLGVVNPVEEDRTRFSSIMWISEGNKPGSRSGFYPFIVGLQYQIRCQKHSLLSDSSGWVSVLPHVDSILVTVGDIAQVWSNGKLKKVRGRPMATLGEENDSRCITMSLLITLPTESNVAPLLPIGFKDKVEDDEEEEINIGGEVHKRVFNSIDFEDYAWRVYHENFLFKDPLDRYRVT; from the exons ATGGCATTTTCAACGCATGAGCAACAACATCAACTACTATCAAACCTTCACGGTGGTGCCACGTCAGCACCACCACCAACACCGTCAAATAACACCAACAACCTCCTCTCATCTCCCGACGCCGCTGACGCACTCTCACGCCTCCTCCACCGTCTCCCGCCTAATCTCTCTCTCCCAAACCGCCGCTCATCTTCATCCGCCACGTCTCCTCCGTCACTCTCTTTTCCTTCATTAACTCCCAACGAACTTCTCTCTTCCGTTTCCAAGCTCGGTTACGTTCAACTAACCGATCACTCGGTCTCCTCCGAACTCGCCAACTCGGCTGAGTCGGAATCGCTTAAACTATTTGACCTTTCTCGTGACCAGAAGGAATCGCTCTTCCCTCAAAACTGGCCTTTAGGTTATGATGGCGGCGACAATGACGACGATGACGGAATCTCCGAGTCGTTCCGGTTGGACTCGTCGTGCTCTACGGACTCGGACGAGTTAAAACTGGATTCTGTGAACGAGTTCGCACGCGCGCTTGAGAAGGTGGGTTTGAATATCATTGACATGTTAACAAAGGGTTTGGGAGTTGTGAATCCGGTTGAAGAGGACCGAACCCGGTTCAGTTCGATTATGTGGATTTCCGAGGGAAATAAACCCGGTTCAAGAAGTGGGTTTTACCCGTTTATTGTTGGGTTGCAGTATCAGATAAGGTGCCAGAAGCACTCTTTGTTGTCGGATTCAAGTGGATGGGTTTCTGTTTTGCCACACGTGGACTCCATCTTAGTTACTGTTGGTGATATTGCTCAG GTGTGGAGCAATGGAAAGCTAAAGAAAGTGAGAGGCAGGCCAATGGCAACACTGGGAGAGGAAAATGATTCACGTTGCATAACAATGTCATTGTTGATAACTCTTCCGACAGAGAGCAATGTAGCTCCACTTCTTCCCATTGGCTTCAAAGACaaagttgaagatgatgaagaagaagaaatcaaCATTGGTGGTGAAGTCCATAAGAGGGTATTCAACTCCATTGATTTTGAGGACTATGCTTGGAGAGTTTATCATGAAAATTTCTTATTCAAGGATCCATTGGATAGGTACCGTGTGACTTAA